In Acidobacteriota bacterium, one genomic interval encodes:
- a CDS encoding SDR family NAD(P)-dependent oxidoreductase, translating to MARRVAETARKPEAGTAFRDRYGDWALVAGASEGLGASFAECLAERGMDLVLIARRESLLGDLAGRLRDRYGVEVRPLAMDLASSDLADGLATATADLDLGVLVYNAAFVPVGRFVDNDARALERAVDVNVRAPVVMLHTLLPGLERRGRGAVILMSSLAGLQGTARVAAYAATKAFSTVLGEGLWQELREQDIDVVACCAGAIPTPGYKRSGKGRVPGMLDPDAVARRTLDALGKGPRFVPGLVNRLVAVLLTRLLPRKAAIRLMAGNTGDIG from the coding sequence GTGGCACGCAGAGTAGCGGAGACCGCGCGCAAGCCCGAAGCCGGGACGGCGTTCCGTGACCGGTACGGCGACTGGGCACTCGTCGCTGGCGCCTCGGAGGGTCTTGGCGCCTCCTTCGCGGAGTGCCTCGCCGAACGCGGCATGGACCTCGTGCTCATCGCCCGGCGCGAATCGTTGCTCGGCGACCTGGCGGGCCGGCTTCGCGATCGGTACGGCGTCGAGGTGCGGCCGCTTGCGATGGACCTCGCCAGTTCCGATCTCGCCGACGGCCTCGCTACCGCCACTGCGGACCTCGACCTGGGCGTGCTCGTCTACAACGCTGCCTTCGTGCCGGTGGGGCGCTTCGTCGACAACGACGCCCGAGCGCTCGAGCGGGCGGTCGACGTCAACGTGCGGGCACCGGTCGTCATGCTGCACACGCTGCTGCCGGGTCTCGAGCGGCGTGGCCGCGGCGCGGTGATCCTGATGTCCTCGCTGGCGGGCCTGCAGGGGACGGCGCGGGTGGCTGCCTACGCCGCGACCAAGGCATTCAGCACGGTCCTCGGCGAGGGCCTGTGGCAGGAGCTCCGCGAACAGGACATCGATGTGGTGGCCTGCTGCGCCGGCGCGATTCCCACGCCGGGCTACAAGCGCTCGGGCAAGGGCCGGGTGCCGGGCATGCTCGACCCCGACGCGGTGGCGCGGCGGACGCTGGATGCGCTGGGCAAGGGTCCGCGGTTTGTGCCTGGACTCGTCAACCGTCTGGTCGCCGTGCTGCTTACGCGTCTCCTGCCGCGCAAGGCGGCGATCCGGCTGATGGCCGGGAACACCGGCGACATCGGCTGA
- a CDS encoding S9 family peptidase, producing the protein MTHNPRRYLGGGSPRPRPLVFLSAALVASAGFAADKRPMTIVDLIDVPGVGSPRISPDGAQLLYTRSDTDWKKNGRTTHIRRIGMDGAGDVRLTYGEKGERSPRWSPDGNYVAFLANRGEEDTTQIYLLPNGGGEAAPLTGHETSVQSFEFSPDGEHIFFVAADPETPEEKKKDELKDDVFAFDEDYKQRHLFRVAWTGDDRGGVERITEGDFSVVGFRISADGARIAHHRAPSPLFDNRDEGEVWLMDADGGNALQLTDNTVTESGAELSPDGQWVLFTSTSSADLETYYNGNIFVVPAAGGAHRLLYEDMLHEVNGARWADAGTIYFTANTGVRNQLFRAAVGDSQPVPLTEGDHALGSWSYSQQAGLHAFGINRRENAGDIHVMPAGGGTPRKVTAAYDYLDETFLLPRQEAIRWPGEDGVEVEGLLYYPLDYEEGNRYPVVVQTHGGPAASDKFGFGRWSNYVQVLAARGYFVFKPNYRGSTGYGDPFLRDMVGHYFHQAHLDVMTGVDHLIELGLVDGDRMAKMGWSGGGHMTNKIITHTDRFKAASSGAGAVNWISMYGQSDVRTYRTPWFGGTPWQEDAPIGVYWENSPLRDIYKVTTPTLVLVGENDVRVPPPQSVELYRALKANGVETHLYVAPREPHGWRELRHELFKVNVEIDWFERHVRGIEYEWETAPGSEEDGAVEETGASTG; encoded by the coding sequence ATGACGCACAACCCGAGGCGGTACCTGGGCGGCGGCAGCCCCAGGCCACGGCCCCTTGTGTTCCTGTCTGCCGCCCTGGTCGCGTCCGCCGGCTTCGCCGCGGACAAGCGGCCCATGACGATCGTCGACCTGATCGACGTGCCCGGTGTTGGCAGTCCGCGAATCTCCCCGGACGGCGCCCAGCTCCTCTACACCCGCAGCGACACGGACTGGAAGAAGAACGGTCGCACCACCCACATCCGCCGGATCGGGATGGACGGTGCGGGAGACGTCCGGTTGACCTACGGCGAGAAGGGGGAGCGTAGTCCGCGCTGGTCCCCGGACGGGAACTACGTGGCCTTCCTCGCGAATCGCGGCGAGGAGGACACTACGCAGATCTACCTCCTGCCGAACGGAGGCGGGGAAGCCGCCCCGTTGACCGGCCACGAGACCTCCGTTCAGAGCTTCGAGTTCTCGCCGGACGGCGAGCACATCTTCTTCGTGGCTGCCGACCCGGAGACTCCCGAGGAGAAGAAGAAGGACGAACTGAAGGACGACGTCTTCGCCTTCGACGAGGACTACAAGCAGCGCCACCTGTTCCGGGTCGCCTGGACCGGCGACGACCGGGGCGGCGTCGAGAGGATCACCGAGGGCGACTTCTCCGTGGTCGGCTTCCGAATCTCGGCGGACGGCGCGCGGATCGCGCACCACCGGGCGCCTTCGCCGCTCTTCGACAACCGCGACGAGGGCGAGGTCTGGCTCATGGATGCCGACGGCGGCAACGCTCTGCAGCTCACCGACAACACGGTGACCGAGTCCGGCGCCGAGCTGTCGCCGGACGGGCAGTGGGTGCTGTTCACCTCCACCTCCAGTGCCGATCTGGAGACGTATTACAACGGCAACATCTTCGTGGTGCCGGCCGCCGGCGGAGCGCACCGTCTGCTGTACGAGGACATGCTGCACGAGGTCAACGGCGCCCGCTGGGCGGACGCCGGCACGATCTACTTCACCGCGAACACCGGGGTGCGAAACCAGCTCTTCCGTGCCGCGGTCGGCGATTCTCAGCCTGTGCCGCTCACCGAGGGCGACCACGCGCTGGGCTCCTGGAGCTACTCGCAGCAAGCGGGCCTGCACGCGTTCGGGATCAACCGCCGCGAGAACGCCGGCGACATCCACGTGATGCCGGCCGGGGGCGGGACTCCGAGGAAGGTGACCGCGGCCTACGACTACCTCGACGAGACCTTCCTGCTGCCTCGCCAGGAAGCGATCCGCTGGCCGGGCGAGGACGGCGTCGAAGTCGAAGGCCTCCTCTACTACCCGCTCGACTACGAGGAGGGCAACCGGTATCCCGTGGTCGTGCAGACGCACGGCGGACCGGCGGCGTCCGACAAGTTCGGCTTCGGCCGCTGGTCCAACTACGTCCAGGTGCTGGCGGCCCGCGGCTACTTCGTCTTCAAGCCGAACTACCGTGGGAGTACAGGCTACGGCGATCCGTTCCTGCGCGACATGGTCGGCCACTACTTCCACCAGGCGCACCTCGACGTGATGACCGGTGTCGACCACCTGATCGAGCTTGGGCTGGTGGACGGCGACCGCATGGCCAAGATGGGCTGGAGCGGCGGCGGTCACATGACGAACAAGATCATCACTCACACCGACCGCTTCAAGGCGGCGTCCTCAGGCGCCGGCGCGGTGAACTGGATCTCGATGTACGGCCAGAGCGACGTGCGGACCTACCGCACCCCCTGGTTCGGGGGCACTCCGTGGCAGGAGGACGCCCCGATCGGGGTCTACTGGGAGAACTCGCCGCTCAGGGACATCTACAAGGTGACGACGCCGACCCTCGTCCTGGTTGGTGAGAACGACGTTCGCGTACCGCCGCCCCAGTCGGTGGAGCTCTACCGGGCGCTGAAGGCGAACGGAGTCGAGACCCACCTATACGTTGCACCGCGGGAGCCCCACGGCTGGCGGGAGCTCCGCCACGAGCTGTTCAAGGTGAACGTGGAGATCGACTGGTTCGAGCGCCACGTTCGGGGCATCGAGTACGAGTGGGAGACCGCTCCGGGGTCTGAAGAAGACGGGGCGGTCGAGGAGACCGGCGCGAGCACCGGCTAG
- a CDS encoding TIGR03560 family F420-dependent LLM class oxidoreductase gives MEFGAQLSSYRVPWSETEATVQAIENGTWRSLWFSDHFLPPAAPNDEHLSALEVWTLVTAAAVVTERVRLGTLACGVTYRNPALLAKICASVDHISGGRMELGIGAAWFEREHQAYGWDFPTLRERSDRLEEAAQLIRLLFTADEGEKVTFEGDHYRLDEAPLVPGSTNKPHIPILIGGNGEKRTLRTCARYGDISNLDFWHPAGVDVFRHKQKVLDRHCEDAGRDPAEIKRTVGLPFRLFANDEEAAKSPGQPWYCWGTASHVQDLLHQYVEAGAEEIVLCGVGNRPEAWQQIDEEVLSAFD, from the coding sequence ATGGAGTTTGGCGCCCAACTCAGCAGCTACCGCGTGCCGTGGTCGGAAACCGAGGCCACGGTCCAGGCGATCGAGAACGGCACCTGGCGCAGCCTGTGGTTCTCGGACCACTTCCTGCCGCCGGCCGCTCCCAACGACGAACACCTGTCGGCCCTCGAGGTGTGGACCCTGGTCACGGCGGCGGCGGTCGTGACCGAGCGGGTGCGCCTCGGCACGCTCGCCTGCGGCGTCACCTACCGCAATCCGGCCCTGCTCGCGAAGATCTGCGCCAGCGTCGACCACATCAGCGGCGGGCGCATGGAGCTGGGGATCGGCGCAGCCTGGTTCGAGCGCGAACACCAGGCCTACGGCTGGGACTTCCCCACCCTGCGCGAGCGCTCCGACCGCCTGGAGGAGGCGGCTCAACTCATCCGCCTGCTGTTCACCGCGGATGAGGGCGAGAAGGTCACTTTCGAGGGCGACCACTACCGCCTGGACGAGGCGCCGCTCGTGCCCGGCTCGACCAACAAGCCTCACATCCCGATCCTGATCGGCGGCAACGGCGAGAAGCGGACGCTCCGCACCTGCGCCCGCTACGGCGACATCAGCAACCTCGACTTCTGGCATCCCGCCGGCGTCGACGTCTTCCGGCACAAACAGAAGGTCCTCGACCGCCACTGCGAGGACGCCGGCCGCGACCCGGCGGAGATCAAGAGAACGGTCGGCCTCCCCTTCCGGCTCTTCGCGAACGACGAGGAAGCCGCGAAGTCGCCCGGACAGCCCTGGTACTGCTGGGGCACCGCCTCCCACGTTCAGGACCTGCTGCACCAGTACGTCGAAGCCGGCGCCGAGGAGATCGTCCTCTGCGGCGTCGGCAACCGGCCTGAGGCCTGGCAGCAGATCGACGAAGAGGTTCTTTCGGCGTTCGACTGA
- a CDS encoding MFS transporter — translation MPLRTKLAFSSGGFQEGMVVAGRITTLIFYNQVLGVSAALCGVAYLIASIVDAVSDPMVGAISDRFRSRWGRRHPLMLMSALPIATSFYFLYQPVSGLSEGALFAWQVCFLVLLRIATSFHNIPRDALGAELTDDYHERTSVFGWYNVVATGAAVGLSLLVLNAVFPSTPAFSNGLLDPSRYVILAGFGAVVVLAAVLVCTFGTADQIPHLHATTRRRFNFRDHYGELRQLLANRSFVSVTASWLTIAAAQGVLDMVNIFTWIWVYDLSTEQFSVLAFAKIPGIFVALPLAKYMTRRFDKKPTVIFTSAVSAVLVAFPHVLRLAGLFPGNDSALLLPLLFGPLFVGYALVTVMAIVVDSQLVDIADDHELRTGSRAEGTIFSVREFAMKATEGFGGLIGGFGLELIRFPQNAEAEGVSAGTLTGLLVMSGLLCLVIYGVGILFMMLYRLNAARHEEILTVLETRRAARATGAGGG, via the coding sequence GTGCCGCTGCGCACCAAGCTCGCCTTCTCCTCCGGCGGCTTTCAGGAGGGGATGGTGGTCGCCGGACGGATCACCACTCTGATCTTCTACAACCAGGTGCTCGGCGTCTCGGCGGCTCTGTGCGGCGTCGCCTACCTGATCGCGAGCATCGTCGACGCGGTCTCCGATCCGATGGTCGGAGCGATCTCCGATCGCTTCCGGAGCCGATGGGGGCGTCGCCACCCGCTGATGCTGATGTCGGCCCTCCCGATCGCGACCTCGTTCTACTTCCTGTATCAGCCCGTCTCGGGCCTGAGCGAGGGCGCCCTCTTCGCGTGGCAGGTGTGCTTCCTGGTCCTGCTCCGCATCGCGACGTCCTTCCACAACATCCCGCGCGACGCGCTCGGCGCGGAGCTCACCGACGACTACCACGAAAGGACCTCGGTCTTCGGTTGGTACAACGTCGTCGCCACGGGCGCCGCGGTCGGGCTGAGCCTGCTCGTCCTGAACGCTGTCTTTCCGTCCACGCCGGCGTTCAGCAACGGGCTCCTCGACCCGAGTCGGTACGTCATTCTGGCCGGGTTCGGCGCAGTCGTGGTGCTGGCGGCTGTTCTCGTCTGTACCTTCGGCACGGCCGACCAGATCCCCCATCTGCACGCGACCACGCGCCGGCGCTTCAACTTCCGCGACCACTACGGAGAGCTGCGGCAACTGCTCGCGAACAGGTCCTTCGTGTCGGTGACTGCCTCCTGGCTGACCATCGCCGCGGCCCAGGGTGTGCTGGACATGGTCAACATCTTCACCTGGATCTGGGTGTACGACCTGTCGACGGAACAGTTCTCGGTCCTGGCCTTCGCGAAGATTCCAGGGATCTTCGTGGCCCTTCCGCTCGCCAAGTACATGACGCGCCGCTTCGACAAGAAACCGACGGTCATCTTCACCAGCGCGGTCTCGGCCGTCCTGGTGGCCTTTCCGCACGTCCTGCGCCTGGCGGGTCTGTTTCCCGGGAACGACTCGGCGCTGCTGCTGCCCCTGCTGTTCGGACCGCTGTTCGTCGGCTATGCCCTGGTGACGGTAATGGCCATCGTGGTCGACTCCCAGTTGGTCGACATCGCGGACGACCACGAACTCCGGACCGGCAGCCGGGCCGAGGGCACGATCTTCTCGGTTCGGGAGTTCGCGATGAAGGCGACGGAGGGCTTCGGCGGCCTGATCGGGGGCTTCGGGCTGGAACTGATCCGGTTCCCGCAGAACGCGGAGGCGGAAGGAGTTTCGGCGGGGACCCTCACCGGCCTGCTGGTGATGAGCGGACTGCTCTGTCTTGTGATCTACGGCGTCGGCATTCTGTTCATGATGCTGTACCGCCTGAACGCCGCCAGGCATGAGGAGATCCTGACCGTGCTCGAAACGAGGCGTGCGGCGCGTGCGACGGGAGCCGGCGGCGGATGA
- a CDS encoding phytanoyl-CoA dioxygenase family protein, translating into MSLEQLKRDFDRDGYVVLRGFLSRDELEELRVRAAGCLSEARRSEEYPGVVKNLNGIDPWFEDQLQRGKQAELISALLEAELEPASAGCFERIPGESSGIRPHIDAIGRRRRGATAWIALDRADRENGCLFYVKGTHRQDLPSVVGLEGFGAESEGAVAVEVDAGDATIHNSRTVHWSEANRSERPRQAITYFYWATSCTGPAHPGRTRS; encoded by the coding sequence ATGAGCCTGGAGCAGCTCAAACGGGACTTCGACCGGGATGGCTACGTCGTCCTGCGCGGCTTTCTTTCGCGGGACGAACTCGAAGAGCTGCGTGTCCGCGCCGCGGGATGTCTCAGCGAAGCCAGGAGAAGCGAGGAGTACCCGGGCGTCGTCAAGAACCTGAACGGGATCGATCCGTGGTTCGAGGATCAGCTCCAGCGAGGCAAACAGGCCGAGCTGATCTCGGCATTGCTGGAGGCCGAACTGGAGCCGGCCAGCGCCGGCTGCTTCGAAAGGATTCCCGGCGAGAGCTCGGGGATCAGGCCCCATATCGATGCCATCGGCCGACGGCGCAGGGGCGCGACGGCGTGGATCGCCCTGGACCGTGCCGACCGGGAGAACGGCTGTCTCTTCTACGTGAAGGGCACCCACCGGCAGGACCTGCCGAGTGTCGTTGGCCTGGAAGGCTTCGGCGCGGAGTCCGAGGGGGCGGTGGCGGTCGAGGTCGACGCGGGCGACGCAACAATCCACAACTCCCGCACCGTGCACTGGTCGGAGGCGAACCGTAGCGAGCGGCCGCGCCAGGCGATCACGTACTTCTACTGGGCGACCTCGTGCACGGGGCCGGCGCACCCTGGACGCACCCGTTCATGA
- a CDS encoding arylsulfatase, whose product MRLTTSLPGVLLSALATTTAFAQPPNVVIVMTDDQGYGELSAHGNPVLETPHLDRLRGESVRLDDFHVAPMCTPTRGQLLTGMDAARNGAINVSSGRALLRPEIPTMANIFADAGYRTGVFGKWHLGDNYPFRPEDRGFHETVWFPSSHIGSVPDFWGNDYFDDTYIRNGRRQAFKGYCTDIFFAEAIDFMRRSAESGDPFLAYIAPNTPHGPLIAKEEDEAALAAALARPEFADMSTALKGRLASYLGMVRNIDTNMGKLAEFLEEEGLRENTIVIFMTDNGSTHGPLYFNAGMRGMKTELWEGGHRVPFFISWPNGDLADPRDVTGLTQVQDVLPTLLDLAGIETPAARNFNGMSLAPVLRGDAAVPEDRMLIINYSRMPSGFNYPSPYTQSILTRSHAGVLWKHWRLLEDRELYDLASDPLQTTNVIDQHPDVVARMRDHLYEWWDEVAPTANEPQRIVIGNDIENPMMLTGCEWLDVFVDQQAQVRRGTRKTGYWLLDVAVAGEYEFALRRWPRELDVPLASAPEGSTALPISSARLFISDHHHLDIGDKRPYGFEGLTTRVGADDTEATFTVTLPEGTIALHTWFEEGREVIASAYYVYVTRK is encoded by the coding sequence GTGAGGCTAACAACGTCTCTTCCCGGTGTTCTGCTGTCCGCGCTCGCCACGACGACCGCGTTCGCGCAGCCGCCCAACGTCGTCATCGTGATGACGGACGATCAGGGCTACGGCGAACTGTCCGCCCACGGAAACCCCGTGCTCGAGACTCCGCATCTCGACCGGCTACGCGGCGAGAGCGTGCGCCTGGACGACTTCCACGTGGCGCCGATGTGCACACCGACCCGCGGGCAACTGCTGACCGGCATGGACGCCGCCCGCAACGGCGCGATCAACGTCAGCAGCGGTCGAGCGCTCCTGCGGCCGGAGATTCCGACGATGGCCAACATCTTCGCCGACGCGGGCTACCGGACCGGGGTGTTCGGCAAGTGGCACCTCGGCGACAACTACCCCTTCCGGCCGGAGGACCGCGGCTTCCACGAAACGGTGTGGTTCCCCTCCTCCCACATCGGTTCGGTGCCCGACTTCTGGGGCAACGACTACTTCGACGACACCTACATCCGCAACGGCAGGCGGCAGGCGTTCAAGGGGTACTGCACGGACATCTTCTTCGCCGAGGCGATCGACTTCATGCGACGCTCGGCGGAGTCCGGCGATCCCTTTCTCGCCTACATCGCGCCCAACACGCCACACGGTCCGCTGATCGCCAAGGAGGAGGACGAAGCCGCGCTGGCGGCCGCGCTGGCGAGGCCCGAGTTCGCCGACATGAGCACGGCACTGAAGGGCCGGCTGGCCAGCTATCTGGGCATGGTCCGGAACATCGACACGAACATGGGCAAGCTCGCCGAGTTCCTCGAGGAGGAAGGGCTTCGGGAGAACACGATCGTGATCTTCATGACAGACAACGGCAGCACCCACGGCCCGCTCTACTTCAACGCCGGCATGCGCGGCATGAAGACCGAGTTGTGGGAAGGCGGCCATCGGGTGCCCTTCTTCATCAGTTGGCCGAACGGCGACCTGGCGGACCCGCGGGACGTCACGGGCCTGACTCAGGTCCAGGATGTCCTGCCGACGCTTCTGGACCTCGCCGGCATCGAAACGCCGGCCGCCCGGAACTTCAACGGCATGAGTCTGGCCCCCGTCTTGCGCGGAGATGCTGCTGTGCCCGAGGACCGCATGCTGATCATCAACTACAGCCGGATGCCGTCCGGATTCAACTACCCCTCCCCGTACACCCAGTCGATCCTGACCCGCAGTCATGCGGGGGTCCTGTGGAAGCACTGGCGCCTGCTCGAAGACCGCGAGCTCTACGACCTGGCATCCGATCCGTTGCAAACCACGAACGTGATCGACCAGCACCCGGACGTCGTCGCCAGGATGCGGGACCATCTCTACGAGTGGTGGGACGAGGTGGCCCCGACCGCCAACGAGCCCCAGCGGATCGTTATCGGCAACGACATCGAGAATCCCATGATGCTGACCGGCTGCGAGTGGCTCGACGTCTTCGTCGACCAGCAGGCGCAGGTTCGACGCGGCACCCGGAAGACCGGCTATTGGCTGCTCGACGTGGCCGTGGCGGGCGAGTACGAGTTCGCGCTCCGGCGCTGGCCCCGGGAACTCGACGTACCGCTTGCGTCGGCGCCCGAGGGCAGCACGGCGCTGCCCATCTCCTCGGCACGCCTGTTCATCAGCGACCACCATCACCTGGACATCGGCGACAAGAGGCCCTACGGCTTCGAGGGACTGACGACGCGAGTCGGCGCCGACGACACGGAGGCCACCTTCACGGTGACCCTGCCCGAGGGCACCATCGCCCTGCACACCTGGTTCGAAGAAGGGCGGGAAGTCATCGCGAGCGCCTACTACGTGTACGTGACGAGGAAGTAG
- a CDS encoding serine hydrolase, with the protein MRHDPLRQPNPRRRRTLLGYLLLGLAVCAGASAQDVEQSAPTVAEQVDAVFRAWDRDDTAGCAVSITRAGETVYARGFGMAHLEQPAAITPETIFEAGSVSKQFTAAAIVLLALDGKLSLDDPVREYLPELPDFGAPVTIRHLLTHTSGLRTFRPLVALRGRPDGFAAHTNAEVLALMARQRDLNFLPGEEYLYSNAPYILSVVLAERISGQSFNEFTTERIFGPLGMTNTLWRDDFTQIVKGRATAYGTGRSGGLHKNMANTEVFGNGGLLTTVGDLQRWNQELDEPKLLGQQLVDMLETPGRFNDGTESDYALGLAIGEYRGEREISHSGGTAGYRSWLARYPNRDRLSLALLCNHGDINPVAIGRRAIDVFLGPDDEAADAESPQPSVEVPLEDLERWADPYLHTRTDSIVPITVRNGGLYFGAVRTRPLGEDRFAVGLSGLIVAFDADEDGTRTATLADDPKRRYRAMPAVTPTPEELAEYVGSYTSDELDVTYSVEFQDGKLLFRRPLEKPRTLDPLFKDAFELSDPLLERFPARALFSTFVAWPARFERDANGRVRALYISDSSRVRRLRFDRR; encoded by the coding sequence ATGAGGCATGACCCTCTCCGTCAACCGAACCCACGCCGGCGCCGGACCCTCCTGGGGTATCTGCTCCTCGGCCTGGCGGTCTGCGCCGGTGCCTCGGCTCAGGACGTCGAGCAGTCGGCGCCAACGGTGGCGGAGCAGGTCGACGCGGTCTTCAGGGCGTGGGACCGGGACGACACGGCCGGTTGCGCCGTCTCCATCACCAGGGCCGGCGAGACCGTCTACGCCCGCGGATTCGGCATGGCCCACCTCGAGCAGCCGGCGGCCATCACGCCCGAGACGATCTTCGAGGCCGGCTCCGTCTCCAAGCAGTTCACCGCCGCCGCCATCGTGCTCCTCGCCCTCGACGGCAAGCTCTCGCTCGATGACCCGGTGCGTGAGTATCTTCCCGAACTGCCGGACTTCGGCGCGCCGGTCACGATCCGCCACCTGCTGACCCACACCAGCGGGCTCAGGACGTTCCGGCCGCTGGTCGCCCTCCGGGGGCGGCCCGACGGCTTCGCCGCGCATACCAACGCCGAAGTCCTGGCCCTCATGGCCCGGCAGAGGGATCTCAACTTCCTGCCCGGTGAGGAGTACCTCTACAGCAACGCTCCCTACATCCTGAGCGTGGTGCTCGCCGAGCGCATTTCCGGGCAGTCGTTCAACGAGTTCACGACCGAGCGGATCTTCGGTCCGCTGGGCATGACGAACACACTCTGGCGGGACGACTTCACGCAGATCGTCAAGGGTCGCGCCACCGCCTATGGGACCGGCAGGAGCGGCGGGCTCCACAAGAACATGGCGAACACCGAGGTCTTCGGCAACGGCGGCCTGCTGACGACGGTGGGCGATCTGCAGCGCTGGAACCAGGAGCTCGACGAGCCGAAGCTCCTCGGCCAGCAGCTCGTCGACATGCTGGAGACTCCCGGACGGTTCAACGACGGGACCGAGAGCGACTACGCCCTCGGGCTCGCTATCGGCGAGTACCGTGGCGAACGCGAGATCTCGCACAGCGGCGGCACCGCCGGCTACCGGTCCTGGCTGGCCCGCTATCCCAACCGCGACCGCCTGTCGCTCGCTCTCCTGTGCAATCACGGCGACATCAATCCGGTCGCGATCGGTCGCCGCGCGATCGACGTCTTCCTCGGGCCAGACGACGAGGCCGCGGACGCGGAGAGTCCGCAGCCGAGCGTCGAGGTCCCGCTGGAAGACCTGGAACGCTGGGCGGACCCCTACCTCCATACCCGTACCGACTCGATCGTCCCGATCACCGTCCGAAACGGCGGGCTCTACTTCGGCGCGGTGAGAACCAGGCCCCTGGGCGAGGACCGGTTCGCGGTCGGCCTGTCCGGCCTCATCGTCGCGTTCGACGCGGACGAGGACGGCACGAGAACGGCGACCCTGGCGGACGATCCGAAGCGCCGCTACAGGGCGATGCCCGCGGTGACTCCCACGCCCGAGGAGCTGGCGGAGTACGTCGGCTCCTACACGAGCGACGAACTCGACGTTACCTACTCGGTCGAGTTCCAGGACGGCAAGCTGCTGTTTCGCCGTCCGCTCGAGAAGCCGCGCACACTCGATCCCCTGTTCAAGGACGCCTTCGAACTGAGCGATCCGTTACTGGAGAGGTTTCCGGCCCGCGCGCTGTTCAGCACCTTCGTCGCCTGGCCGGCGCGCTTCGAGCGAGATGCCAACGGACGTGTCAGAGCCCTCTACATCAGCGATTCGTCGCGGGTGCGGCGGCTGCGGTTCGACCGCCGGTAG